The genomic segment TTGCCCTGGATTATCATCgccacgacgccggcggcgaggctGCCGGCGAGCTGGCAAAGGATGTAGGCACAGCACTGGGCCACCTTCATGTGACGCACAAGAAATACGGCGATGGACACGGCAGGGTTGAAGTGAGAGCTGGAGATGTAGCCGAAGGTGAAGATCATACTCGTGAACATGAAGCcgatgggcagcggcgtcatGCTCGTGGCGTCGGAGATGTTGAAGATGCTCTCGTTGCGCACGCTCACAAGCGCCAAAGTGAGCACCCACCCAAAGGTGCCGACCAGCTCAGCGAAATACGTTCCaagcagcgggtgcagccgcacccacTCCGGCACGGCAAGAAAGTCGTAACGACTCCTCAGCTTGCGGAGAGCCGCCTGCCTCTGGCCGTACAGACGGCCCAGTTCAAATGGATCGAGCTGCTCCTCGACCACTTTGCCATCCCGAGTTACAGAAACCGCTATCGTGTACTTGAGCGCCGGCACCTCGGTGGGGTCGACGACACGAGCAATGTGTCGCCTGCCCGCGCGATCGAATTCGAAGCCCCTGTCCTCGCCTGTGTCCGTGGCAGACGTCGTCGTGGCACCAGAAAAGGACGTATTCGGATCATCCGTGCTGTCGCCCgtaccgccaccgccccacCCCGTCATCGCCAGCGACGGGGATGTCAGCGTAGAGGCGGCCGGGAATGGGCCCTGCGACGTCGGTCGGTGCGCCGCGGAAGCAGACGCAGACACCAACGGCGTGAGAGACGCTTGGTGAGCGGCGCTCACATTCTCCGTCGCGCTGCCCAGCACGTGTATCATGTGTGGCCCATCTGCCACTGCGGCACCAAAACCGTTGTTGGAAGTGGGCGAGGAGacggctgccggcggcgcgcatGGCAGGTGCACCGCTGACACCAATGGGGGCGTGAAACTTAGGGGAGTCGGGGCGCCAGAGGACCAGACACCGGCTCCACCAGGTGGATCTGCGCCCTGGATGCCATTCCCCAGAGCATACCCCTCCATCTTTCGTGTTTTTGAGCGGACCCTGAGTCTGCGCTCGTGCAACGATGCGTTTACGCGAACCGGAGGCGTCTGCTACGCGAGAAGAGTGCGAAGGACGAGAGAGCTGGCGATGTGCGGGTGAAATCTGCAGCGGTGTGCACCAGCTCTGTAGCGGCTACCCCTTCAGATCAACTCAGAAAAAGGGTTCGAAAGACAAAAGGCGGGAAAGAAACGCAGaagatgcacacgcacacgctaATAATCGCCCTGCACCGGCTTAAACAGCGACGGTGAACCGCGTTCATGTGAGGCAAGCAGGCGTGCCGGTCGTGTATAGCGCGGCGCACAACACCATACCGACGAGGCAAAcaaaggggaggagagatggCAGTCGAGTGCAACGGAGAAGAGAACAAAGGAATGGGTGTAGAGCAGCCATAACGACGCGCTCATGTTGCCACGCGACAGCCCAAGGCTACGTCACTCTCTGGCCGCGTCGTTTCCTACCCGCAGAGATGCGCCTACCCACGTCACCCAAACGCGAGGGGGGAGACAGCGGTGCAAAAGCAGCCATTCGCATGCCAACATCGCTGCATACAACAACCCCCTCGCCGTGTCAGTCGTCGCTCGAGTAGGTGGTCGTCACCGGTGGACGTGCCAGCACATGTACCCATGTCCAATGAAGGCGTGTATTCGAGCCGCTCGTGTATCCTGGGTGCGACGCTCTGTTTTCACGTTGCGGTGGAGATGAGACCTGTCCTGTCACGCTCCGTCGCGCGCTTACCCTTCGTTTTTCCCCGCCACTCGTCCGTGTGCCCCGCCAATGTGCGCCCCACGGCAACACAAAAACATATGACGCGATAACACGgaagacggagagggaggcagcagccagcagcggcctcagAGATACGCACCGACAgagtgagcgagagagaataagagagagagagagagaggagcgtcGCACAAAAACGCCAGCAagcacgtgcgtgcggcgctgccatgGGGGCTAATCTTCTTTGCCCCTTCACCACCTCTCACACCCTCGATCGCTTGCCTTTCAAGCCAGCGTTTCCCAGCGTCCGTTCGCTTTACGCATCCCCGAAGGTAACCGTCCCGTCGGAGTCGATGGTGTGGCCATGCTCCACCAGCCAtgcccgcagcgcctgtTGCGATGTCTGAAACCACGCTACAGCCTCCTGCTTCGTTGCGGTCGACTTCATTTTTTGGCTCATGGTAGCAAACTccggcagctgcttcagAATCCGCTTCTGCAGCTCCATCAGCGTCGCCGCTCTGCGCGCCTCGCTCGACAGCATTCCTGTCACCACGGTGCACGCCAGCGAGTCCAATGACGCGGAGCCATCTGGCGGCGCAACACCGgaagacggcagcggtgccgcagagTTAGT from the Leishmania major strain Friedlin complete genome, chromosome 32 genome contains:
- a CDS encoding aquaporin-like protein — encoded protein: MEGYALGNGIQGADPPGGAGVWSSGAPTPLSFTPPLVSAVHLPCAPPAAVSSPTSNNGFGAAVADGPHMIHVLGSATENVSAAHQASLTPLVSASASAAHRPTSQGPFPAASTLTSPSLAMTGWGGGGTGDSTDDPNTSFSGATTTSATDTGEDRGFEFDRAGRRHIARVVDPTEVPALKYTIAVSVTRDGKVVEEQLDPFELGRLYGQRQAALRKLRSRYDFLAVPEWVRLHPLLGTYFAELVGTFGWVLTLALVSVRNESIFNISDATSMTPLPIGFMFTSMIFTFGYISSSHFNPAVSIAVFLVRHMKVAQCCAYILCQLAGSLAAGVVAMIIQGNKDIFVPSVSTNYVSSGIFLELIFTFAMCLVVLNIAYSRQSGNFFYGFAVGMTISAGSASAGRISGGAFNPAAASGLQVAMCLAGRCDDLKSIWVYWLAPVVGAILAAILFSQMAQPAETQVLEDRKVFQNVNELHRQRMAAQAFAIRATAGTAAAKRCAGSADERKPASSSTSSERQPSSFSSDPRGAREMTEVPHTRTPRTCEGRDAEHVHASTQDGAEELDSGHTRLPLQALSRGEVKVATTSWEGPTFNRR